A region from the Lycium barbarum isolate Lr01 chromosome 8, ASM1917538v2, whole genome shotgun sequence genome encodes:
- the LOC132607649 gene encoding uncharacterized protein LOC132607649, with product MAIDTGTPSATGTPSAAGTPSAGIAPVVTPTTRTTVPPAEKPAKFTGANFKGWQQRMFFWLTTLGMQKFTSEDPPVPAADMPDNQKFMVTEAWKQADFLCKGYILSALEDDLYNVYSAVETSKELWSALENKYKTEDACLKKFVVAKFLDYKMVDGKTVGTQIEEDNKTADKRYRKSSPIEGANVVENAARKKNNKRKRHYGKEKYANKKKFKGNCYNCGKAGHKAPDCRAPKKDKEKNKGQANMMEDVDDLCAMLSECNLEQRTAIAEQGIAISRLQSEKGEAEPERAKGFWFLM from the exons ATGGCAATTGATACTGGAACTCCCTCTGCGACTGGAACTCCCTCTGCGGCTGGAACTCCCTCTGCGGGTATTGCACCAGTGGTTACTCCTACAACCCGTACAACTGTGCCGCCGGCGGAGAAACCTGCGAAGTTCACCGGTGCAAACTTTAAAGGATGGCAGCAAAGAATGTTCTTTTGGCTTACCACCCTTGGTATGCAAAAGTTCACCAGTGAGGATCCTCCCGTGCCTGCCGCCGACATGCCTGACAACCAAAAGTTCATGGTTACTGAGGCTTGGAAGCAGGCTGACTTTTTGTGCAAAGGATACATTTTGAGTGCCTTAGAAGATGACTTGTACAACGTCTACAGTGcagtagagacctccaaagaactaTGGAGTGCACTTGAAAACAAGTACAAAACAGAAGATGCTTGCTTGAAGAAGTTTGTGGTTGCCAAATTCCTAGACTACAAAATGGTGGATGGAAAAAccgttggaacccaa atcgaggaagataacaaaacCGCTGATAAGAGGTACCGTAAGAGTTCACCGATTGAAGGAGCAAACGTCGTTGAAAATGCTGCTCGGAAAAAGAACAATAAAAGGAAGAGGCATTATGGAAAGGAGAAGTATGCTAACAAGAAAAAATTTAAGGGCAACTGTTATAATTGTGGTAAAGCAGGCCATAAAGCTCCCGACTGTCGTGCCCCCAAGAAGGACAAAGAGAAAAACAAGGGTCAGGCAAATATGATGGAAGATGTTGATGACCTGTGTGCAATGCTGTCTGAGTGCAACCTG GAGCAAAGAACGGCAATTGCTGAGCAGGGAATCGCAATTTCCCGGTTGCAGAGCGAAAAAGGTGAAGCAGAGCCGGAAAGGGCAAAGG